The sequence below is a genomic window from Trichosurus vulpecula isolate mTriVul1 chromosome 5, mTriVul1.pri, whole genome shotgun sequence.
aaaaaaaccacACCCAGAGCCGAAGAGGAGAGCAGTTCTGGGAAGGGATAGGAAACATTTGCCCTGCCTGAAAACAGCTGGATAGCTCCCAGGTGCTCAGCTCACTCAGGAATGCATAGCCATGAGTTGATAGAATCGTAGCATTTAcaactggaagggaatttagggatcatagaatctcatgttaagagctggaaggtgccttaaaggtcatctagtccaaccccctcattttacagatgaggaaactgaggctcagagtgttgaagtgacctgccccaggtcacataggtagtaagtagtagaTTTGGGAGGTGAATCCAGGCCCTTTGCCTCCAAAGCTaggattctttccactgcattacCAATCTTCATATAtcaattgggaaactgaggcctggagaggcaaagtgacttgcctaaggtcacacaggtagcaattAGCAAGGCCGGGCTTTTAACACAGCtcatctgactccagattcaatgtTTTCTGCTCAGTAGTGTTCAAGTAAAAAGTGGAAAGTTGGAGGGGGAGTGAGCAAAGCTCACTCCTTCTTGTCTCTTACCAACTGGAAAGGGTCACCTGGTAAGTGACaaatagcacacacacacacacacacacacacacacatacacattcattcaCTAATATGTGCTACAGCCATCACTTATAaaaatcaagagctggaagggattcttGAAATCATCTGGcccaacttttcattttacaagtgagaaaacaggCCTGAAAGGTTAAGTAGCTTACCCAAGGTATTACAGACAGTAAATGGCagtgccaggattcaaactcgagttatctgactccaaggccagtgctctttgTACTGCACAACTAACTCTGTCTCTACCTGCAAAAAGTTcatcagagaaagagaagagaataaagtgGTTGGACCCAACACCACAGCTTGGGCATAGGTTATCACCAACCATAGCACAGAGGGCCTCATTTGGGGAGGACTGCTAATTCTGAGATCAAGACCAGGGACTGAGTTGGccaaggctcagtttcctccaccATCATTTCCCCTCTGTTTCACCTTTCCCTATAATGACTGTACATGTACATGGTTTGTGTGAGAAATCAGGTCtgttggtggggatgggggagatgaGGAGCAAGAGTGGGAAGTAGATCTTCAGCTTGTTAGCTGTTCCTTTGGAGGCTTGagtctggaaaagaaaagatgaatttgCAATAGATTAAAAGGACCCACTTTCTTCACCATCTGCTGCCCCTCACCCCAGAAAGCAACTCTTACAGGAGAACGATAAGAATGGTAGTGGGAAGGTCAACTTCCACAGCCTTCCTTGTATAGCAGTTGTCCCTTCCTAAGAATAAACCTGAACCAGATCAAGATgaaggaaaagtagaaagaacaaaTGGGAATATGGGTGGGAAGTATGAGAAGTCAAGGTATGAGAGAGATATAAGAGAACATTATTCTCCTTCCTTAGTTCTGGGAGGAGACAACCAGGGTATTGACGTAGCCATGGGGTCCCGTGTCATTTTCTGGGATGCAGTGGCCCAACTGAGAACCTCCCTGAGGGGTGGGCGGCGGTGGCGACGGGGGCGGCGCTGGGGGAGGGGCTCCATAACCTCCTCGGATCCTGTTAGGGGAACCCAGATTCCCTTGGCCCCAGCAGCCCTCCAAGGCTTCCAATCCCCGGCAACCGAGGAAAAAGAGGTTCTTGAGCATGAAGACTGAGAGTGGCTGCTGGTAGCTCACCACCAGAAGGCAGCGCAAGGCCAGCAAAGGCACGTCCACCAAGCAGCCAGCCAGCAATCTCAGGAGCCTGCTACAGCCCCCAGCCCCAGACCCCCAGGAAGGGGCACTTGTGGGGGTGGCGGTGTTGAGCTCATAAAGCCAGAGCACTGGAGAAGTGAGGGTCAGGAAATAGACAGAGATAAGCAGGTAGCGAAGGTGGGAAGGCAGAGGTACCCGGCCTTCTAGCATCAATTCCACCAGGGTGAAACTGTCCAGTAAGTCTAGACAAGTGCCCAGGAAGCAGCCAGCGGCTCGGTGGTGCTGAGGTTGCAGGAGCAGGGGTCCTGCCGATCCGAGAGGGGCTCCTGCCTCACTAATGGCCCGTACCAAACTGTAGAGCAGGGGCGCAGACAGCGCCATAGTGATACGAAAGCCTGTGGTACCGAATGGAGCTCGTAGTTCGATGAGGTCCAGGATGGACGTGCCAAGTATCAAAATCACCTTGGGCGTGAAGGCAATGGAATAGATCAGCCAGGCCAAGTAGGCAAAAGCGAATTCTCCCCCGGACCCGACAGAGTCCAAACCATCTCCCAGGCCGCCCCCAGCACCGCGGCCCCGGACTTTGCCTCCGGCACCGGCTCCCACAGCTGCGCCCGAAGGAGCAGGCAGATGGAGAGGTGGGGGTGCtgagtggtggtggtgctggtagtGGTTGTGCGAGCCGGCGGCACTTCCTCCTCTACGGCCACGGCTGTTCTTAGCGAAAAAAATGGCCCAGCCAACCACGACCACCAGGTCTGTGGCAATCCACGAGCACCAGTACAGATCGGTAACAGTGATGAGATACAAGTCTAGCAGCCCACCTTGAGCCAGCAACAGCACCACGGACAGCGCCTGGTAACCCCACTTGCACTCAGAAGTAGGAGCACAACAGCCTCGCCGACCTCTGGAGGCGCCCCTGGATGAGTGGccgcaacagcagcagcagcaggagcagcaagaGGTGCCGCTGCCACCGCTGGGCCCACTGGGCCCCCCGGAAGAACGGCCCCCTGGCCCTCCAATGGGTCCCGTTCCACCTCCACCAGCAAAATCCACTGCGGTCATACTACAAGAGGAGGTGGATGTGGACTttgaggaagagcaggaggaagaCGCGGTGTGACCGATCAGATGAGCGCCTCCCTGAGCAGAGGGCTCCAGGGGGCCAGAATCTGTGGCGGGCACCAGGGGTTTGCTAATACTGATGCTCTCTTCGTCTTCGTCTTCGTCTTCCCGCTCCACTCCTGTGCTGCTGCTTGGGGAGCCGCCGAAGCTGCCGCCTCTCCTGCCTcgtctccttcctcctcccctgctgGTGCTGGTACTGGTGCTGGTGCTGCTATCCTTAGAACCCCTCCGGCAGCTGCGGTAGGAGCCCCCGCGAAGAAAGAACGGCTGCAGCTGCGAGGCGGTGGGGGGCGGTGGAAAGGAGCCGGAGGAAGAGGAGGCTGGACTGTGGTTTCGGAGCGCTGAGTGCATTGTCTTCTGAAGGAGTGTTTCTGGGGGGGGGCTCCCCAGCTGCTCCTTCCCCGCCAACCCCTGGGGGTGGCGAGGCGGCCGTGGGAAGCCCTGGCGATCTTCTCGGATTCCTCCTCCTCAGCTGCTAGGTCTTGCAACTGGACCAGGTGGCTAAAAGATCCAAAGTAGAGCTGCGGGACTGGCAAGCTGAgacagagagtgggagagagtggGAACTGAAGACAGACGGTGATGGGCGGGGGTGACGGTGGAGGGGGTGTTTGCAAAGAGAGAgcccaggaagggagggagaagaggaggaagggaagaagaaagatagGCGGCAAGGAAACCAGGACTGGATTCAGTGAGGAAGCAAAATAACATAGTGAAGAAAGAGGATCATAAACCTGATTTGCTGGATTTATCTTGGGGAAGAAAAAGGGTGAAATACAACAGTGAGGATAGGAACTGGAGCAGCTGGCACTGAGACCCAAGGTCCTTAGCAAACCTGCTGAATCCCTCTACTGGAAAGgagtaagggaagagaaaaagcatttttgaggtacctactatgtgctaggaaaatttgaggaaactgaggcagtgagaagttaagtgactcacctagggccATACTGCTGTAAAGAGAATATTAACCACTAGATCTTTCAACTTCTAAGGttttgtggaagaagaaaggacTTTTACTGAATAAGAAAGTATGAAGAAGACTTAGAGGAATTTAGACTTGTAAAGGCCAGATCTTAAATTCGGAAAGGAAATTTTTtgagaaatttggaagaaattgaggaaatattGGAGGACGGAAACCTCTAGGTTGAGATCCTACTTCTGGCTTCTGTGGGAGAAAGATGCAAGAGAAGGAACAAGGGTAAGGAGAAATGACCTGAAGAGAAGGCATCAAGGAAAAAAGTAGTTCAACTaaggcaaataaaacaaattggtaaaataaaaaaacaagcaaacaaaataaacaaataaatgatctGGTACATAAAATAAGTTGTTATAACaaataagagggaaaggaagTAGTATATAGTATGTAGTAATATGTGATTGGCACGAAAGAAAAGAAGTTGGGTGTGGTCAAGTTATTATGAGGTACTTAAAGGTTGTAATGGTCTTAACAAGTGTTTAGGAAGTGACGAATAAACACAAATCCTAAAAAATCTCAGCGGTTTGGAAAGTAGAAAATTTGGCATTATTTCACATTGTGTATGATATTTGTAAGTAGCCATGGCCAAAAGACTGCTACCTATGTTCTAAGAGTACGCAGGTCTCCCTCTTAGAAGAGGTGAAGGGATATAAGTCACATATTTCCAGATTATAAAGGATGATgaaatgttactttaaaaaaaagttttcaatggGGGAAAAATCTGAAGTGATGGAAGGTAAAGGACCCATATCATGAACTTGAAGAATGGAAGAATGTTgctgaaggaggagggaaggaaaaatataaaagtacACTAGAAgcttaaaaacaaatttgaagcTCTTCGAGGAGAAGGGAATTTGATGCTTTGAAGAGGAAGTATCTATTTTtgtcctccaaaaaaaaatggtagACTCACGGAAGCCAACTGGCTTCCAATAagtgtcagaaaaaaaagaaatggagttgGTAACTTTCTGTTCAGTGGTACTGAGGCAAGTATTAGATGAGCTGATAACAATGGAGTTCTATTGTTTTCACAGAGCATTTATCCAAGGAATAGCAGAGAACCTTCCCAGTCTTAAAAATCTTATGATTCACATGGAAAGAAATGATACAGCCAGAAGGAACAACTGCTAAATATTATGAAGTATtgggaaagaaactgaagactaCAGGGATACAAGTTTTGCTCCTTGCTGCTGCTGCCTATTAAAGGCAATgtttgcagaagagaaaattgactTGGGAAGGAATAGCTAAGAAGACTATGTCTGAGAATGGCATGTGGATTTCTGGACCACAGCTAAAAAGAGAAATGGCCAGGGGTGGAGTATTTACCTGGAGTTTTGCAAGtctaatcaaaagggctttaaaataaaagggaggggggaaagccTTCAATCTAGATACTACAGATGGTAACAGTAATGAATGAAGAATAGTATTTCAGGGTCTCAGAAGTCCAtaagacaaaattcaagaaaggagCCACTAGTAAGAACCATGGCTATAAACAAATGTCCAAAGTTTAAGAAAGAGGTACTAAGGATcctaatgaaagggaaaaaaaattaatgctaagCTCATGGATACTAAGACATGGAGAGATGAAACACATGACAGGAATATGACTGTGGACGAGTATGCTGAATTTAAaagaaggcaggggaaggagagggacatTACTTATTAAGAAGGTATGCTCATATGAAGAAATATAGGATCAAGATGATAGAAGCATTGTGGAAAGTATTTGGGTGAAAAtcaatggagagaaaaagaagcaattctaTCATTGGATTTTACTACTGACCACTGAGAAATAGATGATGATTTCAAGAAACTTAAAAAAGACTAGCACAGAAACATGCAATAAGATTAATAGGCGACTTCAATTATCTAGACATCTGCTggaatttttcctctttctgccaaaaagcaaaaatgcTAAACAACTTCTTGACTTGAActaataataatttcatccttcaaaaagttGAGGaatcaacagaaaaaaatctgttctAAATATGACTCTCACTGGTAGGTTAGCACGGTGAATTGATCTAGCCTTGGAATGAAAATGACTAGAACTCTGCAAGAAAAGGAGCACTCTctcctagaatttttttttggagggggggaaggcaggacaattggggttaagtgacttactcaaggtcacatagctagtaagtgtgtcaagtgtctgaggcttgatttgaactcaggttacctcctgactccagggccagtactctattcactgtgccacctagctgcccctctcctaGGATTTttgataaagaaggaaaagaaagttgaaCATAGTCTGAAAAGCATTCCAGATCTGGTAAATGcaaatttcaaagagttcagagttCAAAAGATAGGTAAGATCACATGGACTAATTCTACAGGTATAGTTAGCCCAAGAAGGATGGGAAAtgctcaagaataaaattctgaagacagaaagtaaaaacaattcaaatgaggagggaaagggagaattcTCTGAAGAAACTGATGTAGATACACAGGATATTTCAGCAATTAACTTGTGATTCTAAAAGatatgcgtgtgtgcatgtacaGAAAATAGAAGCCAGGGTAGGCAACGGGATGAGTACAAAAGTGTGACATGATATTAATAAGAACAGTCTAAAGAATACTAAACCTCAGAATGAACCAAGGCTGTCAAAGAAAGCTTGAGgacaataaaaagttttttgtttggtGATAAATcacaacacagaaaagaaaaagatgcctgattcttattttgtttattttttcttccaaggACATTGACCTTTGTACaggaaataataggaaaaaaatgttcatggGAAGCTGATGTCCAGGACAAATTAGGAGATTGTAAGAAAGTACCTATTTgtccttgatgaattcaaatGTGCTGTCCCAGATGAACTTCATCCTTgggtattgaaaaaaaaaagggagatgtAATTGCTGGGCCATTGTAAATAACTTATGAAAGGtcatggagaatgaaggacata
It includes:
- the TMEM121B gene encoding transmembrane protein 121B, coding for MHSALRNHSPASSSSGSFPPPPTASQLQPFFLRGGSYRSCRRGSKDSSTSTSTSTSRGGGRRRGRRGGSFGGSPSSSTGVEREDEDEDEESISISKPLVPATDSGPLEPSAQGGAHLIGHTASSSCSSSKSTSTSSCSMTAVDFAGGGGTGPIGGPGGRSSGGPSGPSGGSGTSCCSCCCCCCGHSSRGASRGRRGCCAPTSECKWGYQALSVVLLLAQGGLLDLYLITVTDLYWCSWIATDLVVVVGWAIFFAKNSRGRRGGSAAGSHNHYQHHHHSAPPPLHLPAPSGAAVGAGAGGKVRGRGAGGGLGDGLDSVGSGGEFAFAYLAWLIYSIAFTPKVILILGTSILDLIELRAPFGTTGFRITMALSAPLLYSLVRAISEAGAPLGSAGPLLLQPQHHRAAGCFLGTCLDLLDSFTLVELMLEGRVPLPSHLRYLLISVYFLTLTSPVLWLYELNTATPTSAPSWGSGAGGCSRLLRLLAGCLVDVPLLALRCLLVVSYQQPLSVFMLKNLFFLGCRGLEALEGCWGQGNLGSPNRIRGGYGAPPPAPPPSPPPPTPQGGSQLGHCIPENDTGPHGYVNTLVVSSQN